In the Candidatus Thermoplasmatota archaeon genome, AGATATTCCCTCGATGATAGACATGAAGACGCGCTGCAAGAGGAGATAAGTAGCCCCGGGAGGATTCGAACCTCCGTCGCAAGATCTCTCCTTGCGAGAAGCAATCCAGAGTCTCGCATGATTGACCGCTACACTACGGGGCTTCGTCGACGGAAATCGCTATTCCGCTACTGATATTTAAGGGATGAGAGGGGACACCACCTTCATATTCTCATCAGGCTCTCCGGGCATTGGCTGGACATGAACCACAGAGAGAGAGTGGAAGCCTGTCGTGAGGTGTCCGAGAGATTGCTCAGGAGGTATTATCATGACATCATCGCCACGGCGGTCGTGGGATCTGTTGCGCGTGGGGATGATCTTGAGCACTCGGACATAGATTTCCAGGTTTTGGTTAGGAACGGTTCGGTTCTTCAGTCACACTCGTTCATCCTCAACAACTGCCTGTTCTCCATCAATGTGCGGACCGAGGAGGAGTGGAGGAGAGAATTGACAGAAGGTGGCGACCACCTGCCGCTTGCAATCGGTTCACTGATGACCGTGCTGCCGGCCCACGATCCCACAGGGGCGTTCGCACGGCTGAAGAACATCGCTTTGAACGTCCCAAGTGAGGCATGGAGGAATGGAACTCGCGAGGGGGTATCGGGCATCTTCGAGGACTTGGGGAGGGTAAGGAACTTCTACACGAAGCAAGAATGGGACAGCTTCGGGATGATGTCGGCGCTCGTCGTCACTGACATCGCCCTGACATACGCCAACCTCACGCGAAAGGTCCTAAGGACCGAGAAGGAGCTCACGAAGGTCTTCGAGACCGAGGACGGTTCGACGACGGAGGTGGGCCGAGCGTTCAGAATGGCCGCAAGACTGGACCCGGCGGAAGACATCGATGTCATGGAGTCCCTTGAGTTCCTAGAGAACTTCCTGATCAGGGAGGCTATGAAGCAATCTGCAATGCCACAG is a window encoding:
- a CDS encoding nucleotidyltransferase domain-containing protein yields the protein MSERLLRRYYHDIIATAVVGSVARGDDLEHSDIDFQVLVRNGSVLQSHSFILNNCLFSINVRTEEEWRRELTEGGDHLPLAIGSLMTVLPAHDPTGAFARLKNIALNVPSEAWRNGTREGVSGIFEDLGRVRNFYTKQEWDSFGMMSALVVTDIALTYANLTRKVLRTEKELTKVFETEDGSTTEVGRAFRMAARLDPAEDIDVMESLEFLENFLIREAMKQSAMPQVYTSARSYHPP